The window GCCGCACAGAGTGGGAGTCCGCTTTTGCAGATCCGACGCAAGGAGCTGGAGCGCTCCGCACGAGAACTGACGGCCACCCGGCTCGATATCGCGCCGGATTTTGCGATCGGTCCATTCTTCAGTCGCGATGTGGCTGGGGATACGGAGCAGAATCTCGGAGGGGCGATCTCCGCGACGCTGCCGGTATGGGACTGGAACATTGGCAACATCCAGGGTGCGAGGGCTCGTATGGCCGTTGCCGAGGCGCTGCGGGTGAAGGCTGAGCGGGAGGTCGAGGCGGAGCTGCTTGGGCTTATCAAGGCGTATGAGCTCACCCGTCGTCAGATCGCGATGATACCTCTGGGGTTGCTGGGCGGTGTGCAGGAGGCTTCCGCGCTGGCGGAGACGCAGTATCGCAACGGCTCCATCGGGGCGCAGCTCTATCTCGATACGCAGGCGGCCTACCTGAACTCGCTCCAAACATCGCAGGACGCCGTCCTTGATGCGTGGCGCGCGGTGCTCGACATCGGCCTCCTCACCGGCGGTCAGCTGGAAACTCTCAAGGGAGCAAAACGATGAGGAGGACAGTACTTCTTGCACTGGTGGCTGTGAACGCATGGACCCTTGCAGGCTGCGGACCCAAAGTTGTGGGCCATCAGAAGGGAGAAAGCGAGGAGGCGCACGGCGGCCATGATCATGGGGAATCCGGCGCGGAGGGAGCAAAATACTCTGAGGGCAAGGGGATCCAGCTTATGCCGGAAACAGGGAAGGCCATAGGTCTTTCCACCGCCGAGGCGGAGGAGCGGGAACTGACACCGACGGTTGCGGTCGAGGCTCAGGTTTACCGGTCAGCATCGGAGCCGTCGAGGCCGGGACGCGAGCAGGCCGGATCGGCCTACGCGACGGCGTTTCTGCCGCCGCGACTGGCGAGTTCATTGAAAACGGGCGATCCGGCTTCCGTGCGCACGGGTGGCGGAGAGTTCTCCGCTCGAGTATGGAAAGTCGAGTCCATATCGCGGGACGCAGTCAATAACGAGGAGGTGATCCTCGAGATTGCGGATAGCGAGGCGCTGTTGCGCGTCGGGGAGTTCGTCTCCGGGGTGGTGACCCGGCCGGGAGGCGCTGCATCGGTCGTGGCCATCCCGCGTGCTGCCGTATTGGAGACCGCAACGGGGAAGTTTGTCTTTGTCGAGAATGGCAGATTCCTCCTGCGCACTCCCGTGACGACCGGGGCGGAATCCGCGGACTATATCGAGATCGCGGACGGCTTGTATGCCGGTGATGTCGTGGCCACCCAACCAGTTGAAACCCTTTATTTGATCGAGTTGCGCTCCACCAAGGGAGGCGGCCACTCGCACTAACCCAATGATCGAACGAATTATCGAGTTTTCCCTGCGCCAGCGTGTCTTTGTGCTGCTGGGCGCAATCGCCCTGCTGGCAGCGGGGCTGTGGTCTGCCACGAGGCTGCCCATTGATGCCGTGCCGGACATCACAAACATTCAGGTCCAGATCAACAGCGAGGTCAAGGGCCTCGCCCCGGAGGAGATCGAAAAGCTGGTCACCTATCCGCTGGAGATGGAGATGTTTGGCATACCCGGCATGACGGAGATGCGGTCGTTGTCGAAGTTTGGCCTCTCCCAACTGACTCTGGTCTTTGAGGAGGGCACGGATATTTATCGCGCCCGCCAGTTGGTGAGCGAGCGATTGCAAAACGCGGTCGACGAACTGCCTCGCGGTGTGTCGCCGAAGCTTGCTCCCATAACCACGGGCCTGGGCGAGATCTATTATTACGTGGTCGATTTCGCACCGGGCTACGACGGTGTGGACAAGCCCAAGACGCGGTCGGAGCAATTGATGGAGCTGAAACTGATCCATGACTTTGTGGTGAAGCCGCAGCTACGCAGTGTCCCGGGTATCGCGGAGGTCAATGCCTCCGGAGGCTACGAAAAGCAGATCGTCATATTGCCCAAGCCGGAGAAGCTCCTGAGTAGCGGCGTCACGTTCAAGGAACTCTCTGATACCATCGGGGAGAACGTCGAGAATGCTGGCGGAAGCGTGATCCAGCTCGGTGGCGAGCAGATCGCGATCCGGTCCAATGGGCGGGTTCAGTCAGCGGAGGAGATCGGCAACATCCCGGTCAAGTTCCGCGCGGGAGCCGAGCCGCTCCGAGTGAAAGACCTCGCCGATGTGGAAATCGGCAAAAACATCCGCACGGGGTCTGCCACCTACAATGGCCAGGAGGCAGTCTTGGGGGCGGCACTGATGCTTTCGGGAGAGAACAGCCGCATCATTGCGAAGCGGGTCGACGACAAAATCCGGGAGGTCCGGGGCAAGCTCCCGCCGGGAGTGGAGATCAAGACAGTGTACGACCGCACGACGCTCGTGGACCAGACCATCGCGACGGTGGAGCGCAATCTCTTCGAGGGAGCCATCCTGGTGGTCGTCGTGCTGCTGCTCCTGCTGGGCAACTGGCGCGCTGCCTTGATCGTCTCGACGGCGATCCCGCTGTCGTTTCTCTTTGCCATCACCGGCATGGTGGAGACGAGGCTCTCGGGCAACCTCATGAGCCTCGGGGCGGTGGATTTCGGCCTCATCATCGACGGCGCAGTCGTGATGGTGGAAAACATCGTGCGGCGCCTCGGCCTCCGACAGCATGAGCTGGGCAGGCTGCTGAACAAGGAAGAGCGCATACATACCGTGCTCGCGGCGGCGAAGGAGGTCGGTCGACCGACATTTTTTGGCGTTCTGATCATCACGATTGTCTACATCCCGCTCCTGTCGCTGGTGGGTGTGGAGGGCAAGATGTTCAAGCCGATGGCCCTCACGGTCATCTATGCGTTGATCGGGGCGCTGATTCTTTCGCTCACGCTCATGCCGGTGCTTTGTTCGTACTTCCTGCGAGGCAGGATCAGCGAGGAGGACAACTTCGCCATCCGCTTTCTCAAGCGGCTTTACGAGCCGACGCTGCGCTGGGCCTTGCGGATGCGCTGGGTGGTGGTGGGCGGCGCGGTGGCGCTGTTCGTTCTCGCCCTGCTGATCTTTGGCCGGCTCGGGGCGGAGTTCATTCCGCAGCTCGACGAGGGGTCCTTTGCGGCGCACATGATCCGCACGACGAGCATCGGACTCGATGCCTCTGTCGGCATGCAGGAGCGGGCGGAAAGGGTGCTCCTCGAGAAGTTCCCGGGTGTTGCATACACCTTCTCCCGCATTGGCACGGCGGAGGTGGCGACTGATCCGATGGGGGTGAACGTCGCCGATACATACATCTTCTACAAGCCACTGGAGGAGTGGCCGAAGGTCGATGGCAGGACCCCGACCAAGGATGACCTTGCCAATCGCATGAGTGCCGAGCTCAGCGTGCAGGTGCCGGGGCAAGCGTATCTTTTCTCCCAGCCGATCGAGATGCGCTTCAATGAGATCCTCGAGGGAACGCGGGCCGATATCGCGGTGAAGGTCTTTGGCGATGATTACGCAGAGATCGAGAAGATCGCCGGCGAGGTACGCGAGATCCTTGAGAAAGTGCCGGGGGCGGCGGATGTGGAGTTTGACGCGCTAGGCAAGGCGCCGCTCCTCGAGGTGACTCCAAACCGAGCGGCCATGGCGAAATACAATGTGCACGCCAGCGAGATCAACGACGCGGTCGAGCATGCCATGGCGGGCGGCGAGCCTGGCATGGTGATCGATGGCAACCGCCGTTATCCCATCGTCGTGCGGATGCCGGAAAATCTCCGGGCAAAGATCGAGGAGATGAAGAAGCTCCCGCTCCGCACCTCGGAGGGCGGGTTGGTCACGCTCGGGCAGGTGGCGGATTTCTCAGTGGAGGAGAAAGTCAATACAATCGCCCGGGAGATGGGCCAGCGTCGCGCGGCCATCATGGTCAACCTGCGCGGGCGCGACGTGGAGAGCTTTGTGCTGGAGGCGCAGAAGAAAGTGGCGGAGATGGTCCGGCTGCCTGCCGGATACTCGGTCGAGTTTGGCGGACAGTTCAAGAACCTCCAGGAAGCCCGGTCGAGGCTCGGCATCATCGTGCCGGTGGCACTGGTGGTGATTTTTCTGCTGATCTTCATGGCCTTTGGCAGCCTGCGGCAGGCGATGCTTATTTACACAGGCATACCCCTGGCGGTGACGGGCGGCATCTTTGCCCTGTGGGCGCGTGGCATGCCATTCAGCATCAGCGCGGGAGTCGGGTTTATTGCCTTGTCCGGCGTGGCGGTGCTCAATGGCCTGATGATGGTGAGCTATTACAACCAGCTCCGTGAGGCGGGGGAGTCCCTGTTTGACGCGGTGGTGGTGGGTTCGCTCACGCGACTGCGACCTGTGATGATGACTGCGATGGTGGCGAGCCTTGGCTTCCTGCCGATGGCGCTCGGTCATGGCGCAGGTGCGGAGGTGCAGAGGCCGCTGGCCACTGTCGTTATCGGAGGCATCATCAGCTCGACCTTTCTCACGTTGGTCGTGCTGCCGGTGTTGTACCAGTTCTTCGAATCCCGCCTTGGTGGAGGCAATACCAAAGAGTCCTGAACATGAAGCGTTTTTTCATCCTTCTTACCCTGGCGGGCAATGTTTTCGGGGAGGCGCTGACTCCTGACCAGCTGGCGCGACAGGCGTTAAGCGGAAATCCCGAGTTAAGATTCTACGAGGAGCAGGTGGCGGCATTGCCCAAGCCCGCGAAAGTCCCGGTTCCGGAAATTTTGCAACCGCTGGATTTCCCTTCGCAAACGGAGCTGCGCCGGGCGGTACTCAATCTCGACCGGGATATGGCCAGGCTGTATCTCGCTGAGTTTCGTTATGTGCTCGAGAGCGAGGTGCGCCTTGGCGCGGTGGAATATCAGTCTGCAGTGGAAACTGCGGCGACGGCGGCCGACATAGCTCATCGCATCGGGGCGCTGGTCAAGATGCTGGAGGAACGCCCTGCAGCAGGTGTCGAAGCGCTGATCGAACGCCGTATCCTTGAGGGTGCGGCGCTGCCATTCATCCGTGAAGCCGCGGAGGCGAAGGTGCGTGCGGAATATCTGCGCACCCGTCTCAATGGATTGCTCGGGCGAGAGGCGGGCAAATCGCTGGAGATTTCCGGCGGCCTTGGGTTGCCAGCGCAAAAGGAGGTCGATGCGGTCGAGCGCCCCCTTTTGTTGAAGATCCGCGAAGCGGAGATCGCCCGGGGGCTGGCTGGTGGCGGGGCAGCGGCTGAGATCGAGGCATTCGCAGTTGGTGGATGGTTTACACGGGAGGGCCTGGGAGCAAACGATGCGATGACGGGAATGACCCGGCCCGGTGCGACCTACGGGGCGGCTCCAGACAAGACGCGTGAGCGGCTGTCCGATGATGCCCGGCGAAAGTGGACGCGAGAGCAGGCGCAGAGACGCGCGGCCCTGGCTGCGGCCAAGGAAGTGGTGGAGGCCATTCCACCAACGCTGGTGCAAAATCTTCAGGCTGCGGCCGACCTGGCGGAGCGACAGTATCGCGTCGGCGCCCTGGGGGTGAATCTGCTCGTGGAAATCCATCACGAGTACCTCGACGCGCTGCAAAGCCGCAATGCATCGATCCTCCAGGCATGGCGCAATGCGCTCGATCTCGCCTTTCTCGATCTTCCGGCCGACGAGGCTCCTCCTAAAGGGAAGATCACCGTGAAGCCCGTAAATTGACCGAACCAGTAAACCCAAACCCATACCTATGAAAACACTCCTGACATCTGCACTAGCCATCATCGTTCTCGTCTCCACAGTATTTGCCGCTGACGGTCATGATCACGGGAAGACCATTCCTGGACCGAAAGGTGGTCGAGTCGTCGAGGTCGAGGGAGGCCATGCGGAATTCCTCGTCCAGTCCGACCGCAGAGTATCCGTGGTTTTTTACGGAGAAGACATGAAGCCCGTGAACGCTGCGGAGCAGATTGTCACCTTGGTAGCCGAGGCTCCGGCGGGAAAAGAGAAACTCGAGTTTGAGAAGGCGGCGGACCAGTTCGTTTCCAAGACGGCGCTACCCGAGGGCGATGGATACCGCATCGTGTTGCAAATCCGCACGACCGAAGGGGCCAAGCCGCAGAACTTCCGCATCGATTACCACACCGAGACGTGCGGCAAATGCAACCGTGCGGAATATGCCTGCATTTGCACGGAGGAAAGTGGCGGCGGCCATGGCGGCCACAGCCACTAGAAAAGTTTGATAGAGAGACCTCGCTGGTAAGGGCGGAGAGGTTCCGCCCTACCAGCGACGGTAATAACCGGCGTTGACAAACGGCCCGACGCGTACGGCTGCCACGCCAACCGCCGGAGCCACGATGGGCGCGGGTACGACGACCGTGGTGGCAGGTACCGGAGTCGGCGCGACCACGACAGTAGTCGAGGAGACCACAGGCACTGGAGCTACGACCGGAGCGGGAACTACGACGGGCGCCGGGGCGACATACCCAGCGCTGAAGCCGCCTCCATAGCAGCCGCCGTAACTGGCGGTGCCATAGTGGTAAGTCGAATATCCGCCATAGGTCGGAGAGTGGTACCCGGCGCTATTCCAACTTCCGGAGCCCCCTCCAGAGGTTGAGTAGCTGCCCGATCCAGTGTGCCAGCCATTGCCATACTGTCCCGAACTGGAACTGCTTGCGGAATAGGTTTGTCCGTCGCGACTGGTATATGAGGTCGAGCCGGAGCGATTCCAACTGCCGTCGCCGCCGCTGACCGAGGAATCATGACTCCACGAGCCTCCGCCGGAAAAGGAACCTGATCCCGACCGGCAGGCACCCCAGGCGAGAAGCTTGCCGGGGAGCGCTGCGCAGGAAACGGCGATAATGGAGTAGAGGATAATCTGCTTTTTCATGGCGTGTTTACTTTTGAGTGGGGCGGGTAAAAACGAGGTCCTCCGGCGTGCCGGCTTTTTGGTCCCCGGCGGCAAGGTTGGCTGTCGTGACGGTGACAGAACCATTCTTGTTGGGTGTGAGAGTTTGAGAGGAGGAGAGTTTCGTCCCATTGCGGAGCGTATGGACGGAGTCGACCGTCCAGGCGTCGCCCTGCGGCTTCCATTGGCTTTCGCCGAAGCCCCCATCATCCTCAAAGTCCCAAGATCTCACACCACCCGTCGACGCATCCCAGGCGATCCACTGGACGCTGCCTGAGACCGGTGTGTCGTTGCTGAGGATGGTACGACGGATGATGAGAAAGTTGCCATTTGGTCCGGGTTCGACGGAGAGGAGGACTTTTTCGCCCTGCTTGGTTACGGCCTGCCAGTCGCCGATCATCCAGCCGAGAGCGCCGAGTTCCGTCGAACGATCCGAGGTGGCGGCGGGGGTTTCCCGGACGGTAGCGAGGAACCACTTGCCATCCTTGCGGACGAAGAGATTTGAATAGCGAGCTACGCTCGGGGCGCCTCCCTGGGCGTTGGTGACGACGCTCAGGCCATCCTCCACGGCGGTATCGGGAGTGGGGAAGGAAAGCGCCTCGCTATCGATGCGGACCTGCACGCCCTTGTTGGCGGCAAAGAAATCCGCAAAGAGCTTCGTTATCGCCTCGCGTCCCTTGTGATGTACGCCATCGAGGTCGATGTAGTCGGCATTGGGCAGCCAGAAGGCGGAGATGGCCTTGGCATTGCCATCATTGAAGGCCTTGACGTAGGCCTCTCCGATCGCGGCGATCGCGGCGTTGTCGGAGGCATCAGCGGCGGGCAGGCGGAACGGCGTGAGGGAAGCCAGGAGGGCGAGGATGAGCGTGCAGCGTTTCATGAATACGAGGGAAAGGGAAGGCGGTGGAATGCCCCGGGTTGCCCCACGGAGGCCGTAAAACCAGGCTGATGCCCGGCATGGTCCCGAACCTGCCGATGGCAGAGGCCGGAGGAGGCCAAAAAATGACGGTGAAGGGTCGTCATGGATCACTAAAGGGATACCGGTAATGTCAATGTAGCGGATTCTGGATAAATATGCTATCCGATTCGTGCACCCGGTCGCCTGTGGCGGACAGGTCTGCCTTATGGTGATTTCTGAGGAAAATCCGTAGCCGAGAGCGGGGCAGATAAATCGAAGAGGTTAAGTCGATATGAACAAAATTTCTCTCGCGAATATCTTCGTCAGAGCTTTTGAGTGTTGACAGCACTAGGGGAGTCGGCATTCGTGGTAACTAATCACATGGCCGCGCCCGTACTGAGCACCAAGCATTTCAAGGTTTCCAAACTGCTCGGTGAGCAAATCCGATTTTTATCGCCCGGAGAGATGATCCCGACCGTGGCGGAGCTCAAGGAGCAATATGAAGCCTCCCAGGCGACGATCACCCAGGCGCTGGAACGTCTGCGCCAGCAGGGGATCATCGAGCGTCCTGCAGGAAAGAAGCGTCTCGTTGTGGCGAGGATCGGAGCGCGACCTGATTTCCGGGTGACTCTCATCCGGCCGCTGTGGTCCTCACCGGACTATGATTCCATCACGAATCATATCTATGAGCTCGGCCTGAAGGAGAACTTCGGATTCGGGGTGCATATCTACAGCTCGATCAATGATCTGAACCTCGAGCACGCATTGCAGAATTCCGATGCCGGCATTGTCCTCGGCGACCTCCAGATGGGAGCGGATCAGGTGAAGGCATTTAATGGCTCTCGCAAGCCGGTCGTCTTTCTCCGTGACAAACCGGCCAAGGTGCACAGGGACTCTGTATGGGTCGACGATGTGGCGGTAGGTCGTCTTGCTACGCAGCATTTGCAGAAGCTCGGACATTCCCGCATCCTGGTGATGCTGAGCGAACCCTCGAACCCGTCGTCAACTGCGCGCATGCAGGGCTGGAAGCAAGCCATGGAGAAGCGCGGAACAGCGAAATTTGAGCAATTGATCAGTGATTGTTCCGTTCCCTCGGGCACGGATTCATTAACGGGCTCGTACCATAGGTTCGGGGCGTGGCTCGACTCGCGGAAGGGCAGCTTCACGGCCGTGTTTTGTACGGCATGGACGGGTGCCCTGGCGGTGCTGCGAACACTGCGTGAGAGAAACATCCGTGTCCCCGAGGATGTGAGCGTGATCACGTTTGCCAGCGAGTTGCCCCTGTGCGATTTCACCGCTCCCGCCCTCACTGCGATGGAGATGGATGTGGAGCGCTACACGCGCGAGGCGATGCGTCTCGTCACGAAGCATCTCCGCGGAACGGAGTATCCGGTCAAACCCGAGAACATCCGTCTCACTCCCACGCTGGTCCAGCGCGGGAGCACGGGACCTGCCCGGCGCTAAGAGGCGAAGGCTCCGCGCCGGGAGGAAACTCCAGACGGCCTCAGCGCCAGGTAAATCCCAGGGCTTCAAGCCATGCGCGGGCGAGAGCCAGATGACCCACGTGGCCGGGATGTATGCGATCCCAGGCGATGGCCATTGGGTGGGTGTGCTCGCAGAGCCGGTCAAAGGCAGCCTGCATGTCCACCAGGACGGCGTCATACTGGTTTGCCAGTTTGCGAACGATGGCCCCGTACTCGTCCATGCGGATACGCATGGGGTCGGAGTGATTGGGTTCAATGAAAAAGGGCGTGGCGAGTACGAGTCCTTTGACGTGCGGGCGGGTCTTCTCCAGCAAGGAGCGGTAGGTGGATTCGTATTCTTCGGGGAATACGGCGTTCTCCGGTCGGAGAGGGATGTCAAATTGCCTCCAGACATCGTTGACGCCGATGGCAATGGAGAGCCAGTCGGGTTTCAAGTCGAGCACATCGGTCTGCCAGCGAGCGGCGAGGTCGCGTACATTGTGGCCGCTGGTGCCGCGGTTGATCACCCGATAGCGGCGCTCGGGATGCCAGACCTGGAGGCAGGCATTGATGAGGGCGACATATCCGTTGCCAAAGCCGGGAGCACCCCATGGAGTACTCTCCCCGGACGGATCTCGCCCGGCGTCTGTGATGGAATCGCCAATAAGGACGATTTTGGAATTTTCTGGGATTTGCATTTTGAAGAGGTCGAGCCCGCAGGTATTAGGTTCCTGAAGGCCTAGGTTGAACGCTTAGTGTATGCTGCCGAGGGGAGCAATGACTTTTGAGAAAGGAAGGGATCGGCAAAGATGATTCCTTGCAGACTGGCGGTAAGGAGGACTGAAATGAGAAATCCCCCCAAGCGATGAATGGCAATGTTACCCAGCGAGATATAGCGAAAAAGGCGGGAGTTTCCCATGTGACTGTATCGCTGGCG of the Terrimicrobium sacchariphilum genome contains:
- a CDS encoding substrate-binding domain-containing protein; this encodes MAAPVLSTKHFKVSKLLGEQIRFLSPGEMIPTVAELKEQYEASQATITQALERLRQQGIIERPAGKKRLVVARIGARPDFRVTLIRPLWSSPDYDSITNHIYELGLKENFGFGVHIYSSINDLNLEHALQNSDAGIVLGDLQMGADQVKAFNGSRKPVVFLRDKPAKVHRDSVWVDDVAVGRLATQHLQKLGHSRILVMLSEPSNPSSTARMQGWKQAMEKRGTAKFEQLISDCSVPSGTDSLTGSYHRFGAWLDSRKGSFTAVFCTAWTGALAVLRTLRERNIRVPEDVSVITFASELPLCDFTAPALTAMEMDVERYTREAMRLVTKHLRGTEYPVKPENIRLTPTLVQRGSTGPARR
- a CDS encoding efflux RND transporter permease subunit, with amino-acid sequence MIERIIEFSLRQRVFVLLGAIALLAAGLWSATRLPIDAVPDITNIQVQINSEVKGLAPEEIEKLVTYPLEMEMFGIPGMTEMRSLSKFGLSQLTLVFEEGTDIYRARQLVSERLQNAVDELPRGVSPKLAPITTGLGEIYYYVVDFAPGYDGVDKPKTRSEQLMELKLIHDFVVKPQLRSVPGIAEVNASGGYEKQIVILPKPEKLLSSGVTFKELSDTIGENVENAGGSVIQLGGEQIAIRSNGRVQSAEEIGNIPVKFRAGAEPLRVKDLADVEIGKNIRTGSATYNGQEAVLGAALMLSGENSRIIAKRVDDKIREVRGKLPPGVEIKTVYDRTTLVDQTIATVERNLFEGAILVVVVLLLLLGNWRAALIVSTAIPLSFLFAITGMVETRLSGNLMSLGAVDFGLIIDGAVVMVENIVRRLGLRQHELGRLLNKEERIHTVLAAAKEVGRPTFFGVLIITIVYIPLLSLVGVEGKMFKPMALTVIYALIGALILSLTLMPVLCSYFLRGRISEEDNFAIRFLKRLYEPTLRWALRMRWVVVGGAVALFVLALLIFGRLGAEFIPQLDEGSFAAHMIRTTSIGLDASVGMQERAERVLLEKFPGVAYTFSRIGTAEVATDPMGVNVADTYIFYKPLEEWPKVDGRTPTKDDLANRMSAELSVQVPGQAYLFSQPIEMRFNEILEGTRADIAVKVFGDDYAEIEKIAGEVREILEKVPGAADVEFDALGKAPLLEVTPNRAAMAKYNVHASEINDAVEHAMAGGEPGMVIDGNRRYPIVVRMPENLRAKIEEMKKLPLRTSEGGLVTLGQVADFSVEEKVNTIAREMGQRRAAIMVNLRGRDVESFVLEAQKKVAEMVRLPAGYSVEFGGQFKNLQEARSRLGIIVPVALVVIFLLIFMAFGSLRQAMLIYTGIPLAVTGGIFALWARGMPFSISAGVGFIALSGVAVLNGLMMVSYYNQLREAGESLFDAVVVGSLTRLRPVMMTAMVASLGFLPMALGHGAGAEVQRPLATVVIGGIISSTFLTLVVLPVLYQFFESRLGGGNTKES
- a CDS encoding YybH family protein, which translates into the protein MKRCTLILALLASLTPFRLPAADASDNAAIAAIGEAYVKAFNDGNAKAISAFWLPNADYIDLDGVHHKGREAITKLFADFFAANKGVQVRIDSEALSFPTPDTAVEDGLSVVTNAQGGAPSVARYSNLFVRKDGKWFLATVRETPAATSDRSTELGALGWMIGDWQAVTKQGEKVLLSVEPGPNGNFLIIRRTILSNDTPVSGSVQWIAWDASTGGVRSWDFEDDGGFGESQWKPQGDAWTVDSVHTLRNGTKLSSSQTLTPNKNGSVTVTTANLAAGDQKAGTPEDLVFTRPTQK
- a CDS encoding efflux RND transporter periplasmic adaptor subunit, which gives rise to MRRTVLLALVAVNAWTLAGCGPKVVGHQKGESEEAHGGHDHGESGAEGAKYSEGKGIQLMPETGKAIGLSTAEAEERELTPTVAVEAQVYRSASEPSRPGREQAGSAYATAFLPPRLASSLKTGDPASVRTGGGEFSARVWKVESISRDAVNNEEVILEIADSEALLRVGEFVSGVVTRPGGAASVVAIPRAAVLETATGKFVFVENGRFLLRTPVTTGAESADYIEIADGLYAGDVVATQPVETLYLIELRSTKGGGHSH
- a CDS encoding SGNH/GDSL hydrolase family protein, with product MQIPENSKIVLIGDSITDAGRDPSGESTPWGAPGFGNGYVALINACLQVWHPERRYRVINRGTSGHNVRDLAARWQTDVLDLKPDWLSIAIGVNDVWRQFDIPLRPENAVFPEEYESTYRSLLEKTRPHVKGLVLATPFFIEPNHSDPMRIRMDEYGAIVRKLANQYDAVLVDMQAAFDRLCEHTHPMAIAWDRIHPGHVGHLALARAWLEALGFTWR